DNA sequence from the Caulobacter segnis genome:
AGCGTGAACGCGATCTTCTTCGGCGGCGCCCTGGCCACCGAGGTCGAGATCGCCCTGGACGAGCGCCCCCGGGCCCTGCTGGAGGGCCCCAAGGCGATCCCGCTCAAGCCGCCTTCAGAATACGAAACCGAATGACCCCGTCGTCCTGGTCGGCGACCTCCAGCACGGTGGCGCCGATCTGGCCGGCGAAGTGCGGGACGTCGATCCGGGCCATCGGGTCGGTGGCCAGCAGCACCAGCTCGGCGCCGGCCGGCGCGGCCTCGTGGGCCTTGCGCAGCTTCAGGGTCGGGACCGGGCAGTGATGGCCGCGGGCGTCGATCAGGATCGGTTCAGGCCCAATTGAACTAGGCATCCGCGAACACCCCCTCGGCCTCGGCGGCCGGCAGGATGCGATGCTGGCCGGGCTCCAGGTCGCCGGGCAAGACCAGGCCACCGATCCGCTCGCGATGCAGCGAGACGACGTGGTTGCCGACGGCCGCGAACATGCGGCGCACCTGGTGATAGCGGCCCTCGGTGATGGTCAGCCGGGCGGTCTTCGGATCGACGACGTCCAGTTGGGCCGGCAGCAGCGGCTTTTCCTCGCCGTCCAGCATCAGCGTCCCGGCGGCGAAGACCTCGCCCTCCGAACCGTCCAGCGGACGGTCCAGGGTCGCCAGATACGTCTTGGGCACATGGCGCTTGGGCGAGATCACCCGATGCAGGAAGTCGCCGTCGTCGGTGATCAGGATCAGGCCGCTGGTGTCCTTGTCCAGCCGCCCGACCGTCGACAGGGCCGGGTCGCGCAGCCGCCAGCGGCGCGGCAGCAGATCGTAGATCTTGTCGCCGTCCTCCTTGTGCGAGCAGGTCACGCCCAGCGGCTTGTGCATCATCAGCACCAGCGGGGCGGGCGGATCGACCGGGACGCCCCGGATCGTCATGCGTTCGGGCAGGGTGGCGTCGACGGCGACGCGCAGGCCGGCGTCCTTCAGGATCTTGCCGTCCAGCACGACCTTGCCGCCCGCCACCAGCGCCTGGACCTCCTTGCGGCTGCCATAGCCCAGATTGGCCAGCAGACGGTCCAGACGGGCCATCAGCGCCTTTCCGCTCATTTCCCCATGCTCACTTTCGGGCCTCGAAGACCTTGTAGCCGCCGCCTTCGCCGACCAGCCGGACCTTGGCGAAGCTCTCGGCCAGGATCGCCTCGTAGGGCAGGTGGCGGTTGGCTACGATCCACAGGCTCCCGCTCTTGCGCAGGGCGCCGGCGGCGGCGCGGATGAAGGCCTGGCCCAGCGTCTTGTCCTCGCCGCCGCCCTCGTGGAACGGCGGGTTGCTGACGATGAAGTCCAGGTCCTTCAGCTCGACCTGGCGCACATCGCCCCAGACGAACTCGGCGCGGGGATCGGCGACGTTGCGCCTGGACACCTCGACCGCTCGGCGGTCCAGCTCGACCAGGGTCAGCTTGGTGACCTTCTTCGACGCCAGGACGTTCAGGGCCAGCAGGCCGATGCCCGAACCGAAGTCGGCGCCGACGCCGGAGAATTCCGGCAGCACCTGCAGCAGGGCGTTGGTGCCGGCGTCCAGGCGGTCCCAGCTGAAAACGCCCGGCTGGGTCCACAGGCCGTTCACGCTGATCCGGCGCGGGGCGCCGGCGGCGATGGTCTCGGCCAGGCCCTTGATCTCCGTCGGGCGGACCACGACGCAGATCCGGTTGTGCCGCCGGGCGCTCTCGCCAACCTCGCCGCCCAGGGCCTCCAGCTCCTTCTTCAGGCGCAGGCCGCCACGGTCCTTGGGGGCGAAGGCCGTCAGGCGACCGCCGGGCGCCAGGATTCGCAACGCCTGGGCGAGGACAAATCGTCGTTCCACCGCGCCAGCCGGGGCGCGAACGGTCACGGCGTTAAGAGATTCGTCCGCGATCGAGGCCAGATCCGTCGAGCCGACGATCAGCGGCGACAGCTGCACGGCGTCCGCCGCCGTGGGCGCCAGATCGTGGTCGGCCTGGCCATAAAGCGCGGTAGAAGTCGCCGACATGCTTGTCCTGAAAGGGTTTTTCGTCGCTGTGCGATGTGGCGGACAGGGTGGGATTCGAACCCACGGTAGGCTTCCACCTACGGCGGTTTTCAAGACCGCTGCCTTAAACCACTCGGCCACCTGTCCGGAGCAGGCGGCTATATCAGCGCGCCCGGTCCTTAACCAGACTTCAAAACAATCGCGTGATCATGTCCGCTCGGAAGAGGTGTGGATCCTCTGGACGATGAGCGGAATGACCCTGCGCGGCGAGACGATCTGGCGGAACCTGTGCGGCCTTGGCCTGATGGTCGTGGCCGCCCTGACCCTGTCCGCCTGCGCCACGCCCAAATACGCCACGGGCAAGGGCGGCTACACGGTTTCGGCCCGCAACGACACCACGCGCGGCTCCGCGCCGCGCGCCGGCTCGACGGTCGGCCGGGACGGCAAGCCGCTGCGCGGCACCGAGAAGCCCTATCAGATCAACGGCGTCTGGTACTATCCGAAGGCGGATCCGAACTACAACGAGGTCGGGATCGGCTCGTGGTACGGCGAGCAGTTTCATAACCGTCGCACCGCCAACGGCGAAACCTTCGACATGGACATCCCGTCGGCGGCCCATAAGACCCTGCCGCTGCCCAGCCTGGTCGAGGTGACCAATCTCGACAACGGCCAGAAGATGATCGTGCGGGTCAACGACCGTGGACCGTTCGTCGGCGACCGTGTCATCGACCTGTCCAAGGCGGCCGCCGAGCAGCTGGGCTATCGCCGCCAGGGCGTGGCCCGGGTGCGCGTCAAGTACATCGGCCCCGCCTCGAGCAGCGCCTTCACCGCGCCGCGCCAATATGCCCGCGTCGAGCCCGCGCCGGTTCGCGCCGGGCCGCGCAGCTTCGACGACATCAAGGAACCGACGCAGCGGGTGCAGGTGCTGCCGCAGCGACAGGCGCCGGATCCGGTCTGGAGCCCGCCGCCCGCGCCGGTCCAGCAAGCGGCCGCCCCACCGATCGGTTCGCCCGATCCTGTCCTGGCCTCGACCAAGGCCTATCGCGTGCAGGCCGGTTCGTTCTCCAACCGTGAGAACGCCGAAAAGGCCGTGCGCCAGCTGGCCGGCGCCGGCCGGGCCTTCATCGACACCATCGAGCGCGCCAGCGGCACGCTCTATCGCGTCACCGTGCTAGCGGGCCAGGACGAGGGCGAGGCCTGGAGCCTGCGTGATCGTGTCGAGTCCCTGGGCTATCAGGGCGCGACCGTGCTTCGGCCCTAAGGGGCTCTGGACAAGCCTCGCGATCCGGCCGAATGGAGGCCGGTGACCCAGGGTTTCTTCATCAGTTTCGAAGGCGGGGAGGGGGCTGGAAAGTCCACCCAGATCCGCCGCCTGGCCGAGCGGCTGCAAGCGGCCGGCCATGACGTCGTCGTGACTCGCGAGCCGGGCGGCAGTCCGGGCGCCGAAGCCATCCGCGAACTGCTGGTCAATGGGGCCGCAGATCGCTGGTCGCCAGTCACCGAGACCCTCCTGATGTACGCCGCCCGCCGCGATCACGTGGAGCGGGTGATCCGCCCGGCCCTCGCGCAGGGCAAGGTCGTGCTTTGCGACCGCTTCGCCGATTCCACCCGGGCCTATCAGGGCGCGGGCGGCGATGCGCCGGCCAGCCTGATCGCCTCGCTGGAGGAGCACGTGCTGGCCGGCACGGTTCCGGTCCTGACCTTGATCCTGGACCTGCCGGCCGAGGTCGGCCTGCGCCGGGCTGAGGCGCGCGGCGGGGCGGCGCGGTTCGAGTCGAAGGGCCTGCCGTTCCACGAGCGTCTGCGGGCCGGCTATCTGGAGATCGCCCGCCGCGAGCCCGAACGTTGCGCCGTCATCGACGCCGACGCCGAGCTGGACGCGGTCACCGCGGCCATCGCCGACACCGTAACCCAACGGCTGGACCTCTGATGATGACGCCGGCCCACCCCCGCGACGTCTATCGCCTGGACGGCCAATCGGCCGCCGAGGCCGCATTCATCGACGCGCTGGAGCGCGGCCGACTGCACCACGCCTGGCTGCTGACCGGTCCCGAGGGCGTCGGCAAGGCGACCCTGGCCTACCGCATGGCCCGTCGCCTGCTGGGCGCGCGGCCCGAGCCATCGCAGGGTCTGCTGGGCGCCGCGCCCTCCGACGTGGTCAGCCGCCAGGTCGCCGCCCGCTCGCATCCCGACCTGATGGTGCTGGAGCGCCTGACCGACGACGGCAAGGCCAGGAAGTCGATTCCCGTCGACGAGGCCCGCCAGTTGCCGGAGTTCTTCTCCACGACGCCGGCCGTCTCGCCCTATCGCGTGGCGATCATCGACGCGGCCGACGACCTCAACGTCAATGCGGCCAACGCCGTGCTGAAGACCCTGGAAGAGCCACCGCCGCGCGGGGTGATCCTGCTGATCAGCCACGCGCCCGGCAAGCTGTTGCCGACCATCCGCTCGCGTTGTCGCCGCCTGGCCGTTCCGGCGCCGGGGATCGCCGCGGCGGCCGAGATGGTCGAGCGGATGGCCGATCTGCCGCATCGCGACGCCGAGCGTCTGGCTCGCATGGCCCACGGCGCGCCGGGCAGGGCGTTGCAACTGGCCACCGCCGGGGCCATCGCCATGGACGACGCGGCCAACGAGATCCTGCGCGGCCTGCCCAAGATCGACGAGGGCGCGCTGTTGGCCATGGCCGACACCTTCCGGGGCGCGGATGGCATGGCGCGGTTCGAGCTGCTGATGAGCCGCCTGGCCGACCAGGTGCGGATCTTCGCCGCCCAGGTCGCCGCCGACGGCAAGAATTCGCCGGGCCTGGACCGCTGGGCGGCCGCGTGGGAGCGGCTCTCCAACGTCCCCGGCGAGGTCGAGGCGGTGAACCTGGATCGCGCCGACGCCTTCTGGAGCGTCATCTCGGACTTGCGCGCGGCGGCCAAGGCGGCGATGTGAGCCGCATGCTCATCGACAGCCATGTGAATCTCCACGCGCCCCAGTTCGCCGAGGACAAGGACGCCGTCATCGCCCGCGCTCGAGAGGCGGGCGTCGCGCTGATGGTCACCATCTGCGACAAGGTCTCGTCCTTTGAGGCCGTGCACGCCATCGCCATGGCCGAGCCGGACATCTGGTGCACGGTCGGCACGCACCCGCACGAGGCCAAGGAGGATCCCGGCTTGACCGCCGCGCGCCTGGTCGAACTGGCCCAGCGCCCGCGCGTCATCGGCATCGGCGAGTGCGGCCTGGACTTCCACTACGACCTGTCGCCCCGCGAGGTTCAGGCCCGGGTGTTCCGCGAGCACTGCATCGCCGCCCGCGAGAGCGGCCTGCCGCTGGTGGTCCACACTCGCGAGGCCGACGAGGTGATGGCGCAGATCCTCGAGGAGGAGCACGCGGCTGGGCCGTTCAAGATCCTGATGCACTGCTACACCAGCGGTCCGGCGCTGGCCGCCCGCGCCGCCGCCCTGGGCGCGTGGTTCTCGGTGTCGGGTATCGCCACCTTCAAGGCGGCCGAGGATGTGCGGGCGGTGATCCGCGACATGCCGGCCGACAGGATCATCGTCGAGACCGACTGCCCGTACCTGGCCCCCGTGCCGATGCGCGGCCGCCGCAATGAGCCGGCCTATCTGCCGCACATCTACGACAAGCTGGCCGAGATCCGGGGCTGGAGCCGGGCCGATACAGAGGCGCGGACCGAGGACGCCTTCTTCACCCTGTTCGACCGGATCCCCAGGGCATGACGGGACCGCTGGAGTTCACCATCCTGGGCTCCGGCTCGTCCGGCGGCGTACCCCGCGCCGACGGCAATTGGGGCGACTGCGATCCGGCCGAGCCCAAGAACCATCGCTCGCGCTGCTCGCTGCTGGTGCGGCGCCAGGGGACGGGTGGGCCGCACCACGAGACCACGGTCATCGTCGACACCGCGCCGGACCTGCGGCTGCAGACCGCCGCGGCCGGGGTGAAGCGGGTCGACGGGGCGCTGTTCACCCACGACCACGCCGACCAGGCTCACGGCATCGATGACCTGCGGCCGTTCTTCCTGAACCAGCGCCAGCGCATCCCGACCTGGATGGACCAGGCCACGCATGACGGCCTGCTGACGCGGTTCGAGTACATCTTCAAGACGCGGGGTGGCTATCCGGCCATCCTGGAGCCGCGTCTGATCCCGCCGCTGGGCGAGGACTTCGCGATCGAGGGGCCGAGCGGGACGATCCCCGTCCACACCTTCGACGTCGATCACGGCGAGATCCGCGCGGTCGGCTACCGCTTCGGCGGGGTGGCCTATACGCCGGACGTCCGCGCCATTCCGGACGGCAGCTGGGCCGATCTCGAGGATCTCGACGTCTGGATCGTCGACGCCCTGCGCTGGACGCCGCATCCGACCCACGCGCACGTCGAGCTGGCGCTGGAGTGGATCGCCCGCGCCAAGCCGCGCCGGGCCATCCTGACCAACCTGCATATCGACCTGGACTACAACGCCCTGACCGCCCGGCTGCCGCCCGGCGTCGAGGCCGCCCATGACGGCCTACGGTTCACGCTCTGAGAATTCGGCGACGGAAAGTCGCTGGCGAAACGTCGTTGTAGGCGTGAACCTCCGGGCGGGATGGCAAGGTCCAGCCGGGTCGCCCCGTTCGCCCGAGTTTGTCGAAACTTGGCCACACGTAACAGAGTTGAAATATGCCCGCCCAACAACACCGTCATAGGGACGCGGTAGAGTCACTTTCCCGTGCGTCACTGACCAGACCTCCCATGGCTGAAACCGTCACCGTCTCTCGTGAAATGTTCCAACGTCTGCGGGCGCGCCTGCCGGCGGTCACCCGCGAGCACCTGTTCGACTGCTATGCGATCAGCGAGACCACCTGGACCAAGCTGCGCGACGGCCGGCCGGTGAAGCGCACCACCCTGGACCGCATCCTGGCCAAGCTGGCGCTGCTGGACGCCCGGGTCGCCGCCTAGCGGACTATCTTTACGCCGCCCTTATGCGGCGGCTCGGCTTCAATATGGAGCCCTTACGCGCCGAAATGGTCTTTCGGCCTCCGACACCAAAGGAGGCCTCGATGGCTGATCTTTTTTATGGGGCGCTGGCCTTGGGCCTGTTCGCCCTGTTCGGCGCTTTCGCCGCCGCGCTGAGGCGCGTCTGACCATGCTCGTGACTCTTCTCTGGGCAGCCGGGGCCGTCGTGGTCGCCGGCTACATGGTCGCGGCCATGCTGCGTCCCGACAAGTTCTGACGGACCAATCCCAATGACCTGGCAAGGATGGGCGGAGATCGCCCTGACCCTGAGCCTGGCGGTCGCTATCGGCTGGCCGCTGGGCGTTTTCATGTCGCGCGTCTGGAATGGCGAGCGAACCTTCCTCGATCCGGTGATGCGCCCGATCGAGCGTCTGTTCTACGCCGCCTGCGGCGTCGATCCGAAGAAGAGCCAGAGCTGGCATGCCTACGCCCTGGCGCTGCTGACCTTCAACCTGGTCGGCTTCTTCCTCGTCTACGCGGTCCTGCGCCTGCAGGGCGTGCTGCCGCTGAACCCGCAGGGCTTCCCAGGCCTGTCGGGCCACCTGTCGTTCAACACGGCGATCAGCTTCGTCACCAACACCAACTGGCAGAGCTATGCGGGTGAGGCGACCATGTCGACGCTCAGCCAGATGCTGGTGCTGACGGTGCAGAACTTCGTCTCGGCCGCCACCGGCGCGACCGTCGCCGCGGCGCTGGCCCGCGCGTTCGTCGCCAACCGGGGCGAGGGCGTCGGCAACTTCTGGGCCGACCTGATCCGCACCACGCTCTACGTGCTGCTGCCGCTGTCCTTCGTCGTGGCGATCCTGCTGGTCGCCCTGGGCCTGCCCCAGACCCTCATCGCCGGCGTCACCGCCCACACGCTGGAAGGCGCCGAGCAGAAGATCTCGCTCTACGCCGTCGCCTCGCAGGAGGCGATCAAGATGCTGGGCATCAACGGCGGCGGGATCTTCAACGCCAACTCGGCCCACCCGTTCGAGAACCCGACGCCGCTGACCAACCTGATCACGGCCGTCTCGATCAACGTGCTGGGCTGGGCCGCCTTCTTCGCCTTCGGCCGCATGGTGCTGGCCAAGAAGGACGTCCGCGCCCTGGTCATCGCCGCCTTCGTGCTGCTGCTGGCCGGCGCGGCGGGGGTGTACGCCACCGAGACCCAGGCCCCGCCGGCCCAGGTCGCCGCCAAGGTCGACGCGTCGGTCAACATGGAAGGCAAGGAGGTCCGCTTCGGCGCGCCCGCCACCGCCGCCTGGGTCGCGGCCACGACCGGCGCCTCGAACGGCTCGGTCAATGGCATGCACTCCAGCCTGATGCCCCTAGGCGGCGGCATTGCAATGTTCCTGATGCAGTTGGGCGAGATCCTGCCGGGCGGCATCGGCTCGGGCGTCGCGATCATGGTCGTCATGGCCCTGCTGTCGGTGTTCGTCGCCGGCCTGATGGTCGGCCGCACGCCGGAATATCTGGGTAAGAAGGTCGAGGCCCGCGAGATCCAGTTCTCGATCCTGGCCGTCGTCATCATCCCGCTGTCGATGCTGGGCTTCTCGGGCCTGGCCGCCGTGCTGCCCGAGGCGTTGAAGGGCCTGATGCACTCAGGACCGCATGGCCTGTCGGAGATCCTCTACGCCTATGTCTCGGGTACGGCCAACAACGGCTCGGCCTTCGCCGGCCTGACCGCCAACGCCCCCTGGTGGGACGTGACGCTCGGGATCGCCATGGCCCTGGGCCGCTTCCTGCCGATGGTGGCCGTCCTGGCCATCGCCGGGGCCCTGGTCGCCAAGCCCAAGCTGGCCCCCACCGCCGGCACCCTGCCGACCGACGGCGGTCTGTTCATCGGTCTCCTGATCGGGGTGATCCTGATCCTGGGCGGCCTGCAATTCTTCCCCGCGATGGCGCTGGGACCGATCGTCGAGCACTTCCAGGCGCTCGGCGCGGTCGCGGCCCTCCGCTGAGTGGTGATCCCATGAGCTCCATCGATATCCATGCCGGCGAAGGCCGCCGCAAGGCCTCGGCCCTGGCTGGCGGCCTCTCCGGCGCCGTCCTGGCCCGCGCGGCCAAGGACGCCTTCCTCAAGCTCGATCCGCGCAAGCTGACCGGCAATCCGGTGATCTTCGCCACCTGGATCGTGGCCCTGCTGTCCACCGCTTCGGCCGTCGCGGCGCTGGCCGCTCATCAGGCGGCGGGCTTCGCCATCCAGGTCGCCGTCTGGCTGTGGGCCACGGTGCTGTTCGCCAACCTGGCCGAAAGCGTCGCCGAAGGGCGCGGCAAGGCGGCCGCCGACAGCTTGCGCGCCACCCGTGTGACGACCAAGGCCAAGCTGATCATCGACCCGACCACGGGGACCTACATCCCAACCCCGGCCCACAAGCTGGGCATGGGCGAGATCATCTTGGTCGAGGCCGGCGATGTGATCCCGACCGATGGCGAGATCATCGAGGGCATGGCCAGCGTCAACGAGGCGGCCATCACCGGTGAGAGCGCTCCGGTCATCCGTGAGAGCGGCGGCGACCGCTCGGCCGTAACCGGCGGCACCACGGTCGTCTCCGACTGGATCAAGGTGCGCGTGACGGCCGAGGCGGGCTCGACCTTCCTCGACCGGATGATCGCCATGGTCGAGGGCGCGGACCGGCGCAAGACGCCGAACGAGATCGCTCTCGCCGTGCTGCTGGCCGGGCTCACCTTGATTTTCCTGATCGCGGTCGTGACCCTGCTGGGCCTGGGCAAGTTCTCGGGCGTGGCGCTGGACCCGCTGGTGCTGGGCGCGCTGTTCATCACGCTGATCCCGACGACGATCGGCGGCCTGCTCAGCGCCGTGGGCATCGCCGGCATGGACCGCCTGCTGAAGGTCAACGTCCTGGCCACCTCGGGCCGCGCCGTGGAGGCGGCGGGCGACGTCGACACCCTGCTGCTGGACAAGACCGGCACCATCACCTTCGGCAACCGCATGGCCACCGAGGTGATCCCGGCGCCGGGCGTGCGGCCGGAGGCGGCGATGCGCGCGGCCCTGATGGCCTCGCTGGCCGACGAAACGCCGGAAGGGCGCTCGATCGTCGAACTGGCCCGCAACCAGGGCCTGGCGGCTGAGCCCCCGGCCGGCGCCACGGCCATCCCGTTCACCGCCCAGACCCGCCAGTCGGGTCTGGATCACGAGGGTCGCAGCTGGCGCAAGGGCGCGGTGGACGCCGTCTATCGCTCGCTGGCCCTGGACCCCAAGAGTGTCGCGGCCGAGTTGACCGCCGCGATCGACCGCATCGCCCGTTCGGGCGGCACCCCGCTGGCGGTCAGCGAGGACGGCGTCCTGGTCGGCGTCATCCACCTGAAGGACGTGGTCAAGCCCGGCGTCAAGGAGCGCTTCGCCGACCTGCGCCGCATGGGCCTGCGCACGGTGATGATCACCGGCGACAACCCGGTGACCGCCGCCGCGATCGCCTCGGAAGCCGGCGTCGACGACTTCCTGGCCGAGGCTACGCCCGAGGACAAGCTGCGGCTGATCCGCGAGGAGCAGGGCAAGGGGCGTCTGGTGGCCATGTGCGGCGACGGCGCCAACGACGCGCCTGCTCTGGCTCAAGCCGATGTCGGCGTGGCCATGCAGACCGGCGCCCAGGCCGCCCGCGAGGCCGGCAACATGGTCGATCTCGACAGCGACCCGACCAAGGTCATCGAGATCGTCGAGGTCGGCAAACAGATGCTGATCACCCGCGGGGCGCTGACGACCTTCTCGATCGCCAACGACGTGGCCAAGTATTTCGCCATCATCCCGGCGATGTTCGTGGTCTCGCTGCCGGCCCTTGGCGCGTTGAACGTCATGCGCCTGCACAGCCCGCAGAGCGCGATCCTGTCGGCGGTGATCTTCAACGCCCTGGTGATCATCGCCCTGATCCCTCTGGCCTTGAAGGGCGTGAAGTACCGCGCCATCGGGGCTGGCAAGCTCTTGTCGCGCAACCTGACCCTCTACGGGATCGGCGGCTTGGTCGCGCCTTTCGTGGGCATCAAGCTGATCGACCTCGTGGTCTCGGCCCTCGGCCTGGCCTAAACACGAGCCATCGGAGATTCATCCGTCATGCTATCTCACCTTCGTCCCGCCCTGGTCTCCATGGGCCTGTTCACCGCCCTGCTGGGCGTGGCCTATCCGCTGGCCGTGACCGGCGTCGCCCAGGCGGCGTTTCCGGCCCAGGCCGGCGGCAGTCTGATCCGCGACGCCGGCGGCGAGGTCCTCGGCTCGGCCCTGATCGGCCAGGTCTTCGCCAGGCCGGAATATTTCCACGGCCGTCCGTCGGCGGCCGGGAACGGCTACGACGCCGGCGCCTCCAGCGGCTCCAACATGGGGCCGCTGAACGACAAGCTGATCGCGCGCGAGAAGACCGACGCCGCCGCCCTGCGGGCCGAGAACCCCGGCGTGGTCATCCCGGCCGACGCGGTGACCACTTCGGCCTCGGGGCTCGATCCCGACATTTCGCCGGCCAACGCCCGCTTCCAGGCGCCGCGCGTGTCTCGCGAGCGCGGGGTTCCGGTCGGCCAGGTGGCGGCGCTGATCGACGCCCAGGTCCAGCCGCCGCTGCTGGGCTTCATCGGCCAGCCCCGCGTCAACGTGCTGGCCCTCAACCGGGCGCTCGACGCCCGCTTCCCGAAAGGCGGATAGTGCCGGCGGACGACCGCTCTCAAAACGAACCCGGGCGTCCTGACCCCGAGGCGCTCCTGGCCGCCGCCAACAAGGCGGGCCGGGGGCGTCTCAAGGTGTTTCTGGGCATGGCCCCGGGCGTGGGCAAGACCTACGAGATGCTGCGCGCCGCTCGCCGCCGTAAGGCTGAGGGCGTCGACGTGCTGATTGGCGTGGTCGAGACCCACGGCCGGCGCGAGACCGAGAGCCTGCTGCGCGGCATGGACGTCCTGCCGCGCAAGCCGATCGAGCATCGCGACCGCGTCCAGATGGAGTTCGACATCGACGCGGCGCTCGAGCGCAGGCCTCGGATCCTGCTGGTCGACGAGTACGCCCACTCCAACGCCGTGGGCTCGCGCCATCCCAAGCGCTGGCAGGATGTCGAGGAACTGCTGGCCGCCGGCGTCGACGTCTGGACGACCCTGAACGTCCAGCACCTGGAAAGC
Encoded proteins:
- a CDS encoding sulfurtransferase TusA family protein, encoding MPSSIGPEPILIDARGHHCPVPTLKLRKAHEAAPAGAELVLLATDPMARIDVPHFAGQIGATVLEVADQDDGVIRFRILKAA
- a CDS encoding pseudouridine synthase; this translates as MSGKALMARLDRLLANLGYGSRKEVQALVAGGKVVLDGKILKDAGLRVAVDATLPERMTIRGVPVDPPAPLVLMMHKPLGVTCSHKEDGDKIYDLLPRRWRLRDPALSTVGRLDKDTSGLILITDDGDFLHRVISPKRHVPKTYLATLDRPLDGSEGEVFAAGTLMLDGEEKPLLPAQLDVVDPKTARLTITEGRYHQVRRMFAAVGNHVVSLHRERIGGLVLPGDLEPGQHRILPAAEAEGVFADA
- a CDS encoding class I SAM-dependent methyltransferase, encoding MSATSTALYGQADHDLAPTAADAVQLSPLIVGSTDLASIADESLNAVTVRAPAGAVERRFVLAQALRILAPGGRLTAFAPKDRGGLRLKKELEALGGEVGESARRHNRICVVVRPTEIKGLAETIAAGAPRRISVNGLWTQPGVFSWDRLDAGTNALLQVLPEFSGVGADFGSGIGLLALNVLASKKVTKLTLVELDRRAVEVSRRNVADPRAEFVWGDVRQVELKDLDFIVSNPPFHEGGGEDKTLGQAFIRAAAGALRKSGSLWIVANRHLPYEAILAESFAKVRLVGEGGGYKVFEARK
- a CDS encoding septal ring lytic transglycosylase RlpA family protein, producing MSGMTLRGETIWRNLCGLGLMVVAALTLSACATPKYATGKGGYTVSARNDTTRGSAPRAGSTVGRDGKPLRGTEKPYQINGVWYYPKADPNYNEVGIGSWYGEQFHNRRTANGETFDMDIPSAAHKTLPLPSLVEVTNLDNGQKMIVRVNDRGPFVGDRVIDLSKAAAEQLGYRRQGVARVRVKYIGPASSSAFTAPRQYARVEPAPVRAGPRSFDDIKEPTQRVQVLPQRQAPDPVWSPPPAPVQQAAAPPIGSPDPVLASTKAYRVQAGSFSNRENAEKAVRQLAGAGRAFIDTIERASGTLYRVTVLAGQDEGEAWSLRDRVESLGYQGATVLRP
- the tmk gene encoding dTMP kinase, translating into MTQGFFISFEGGEGAGKSTQIRRLAERLQAAGHDVVVTREPGGSPGAEAIRELLVNGAADRWSPVTETLLMYAARRDHVERVIRPALAQGKVVLCDRFADSTRAYQGAGGDAPASLIASLEEHVLAGTVPVLTLILDLPAEVGLRRAEARGGAARFESKGLPFHERLRAGYLEIARREPERCAVIDADAELDAVTAAIADTVTQRLDL
- a CDS encoding DNA polymerase III subunit delta', translated to MMMTPAHPRDVYRLDGQSAAEAAFIDALERGRLHHAWLLTGPEGVGKATLAYRMARRLLGARPEPSQGLLGAAPSDVVSRQVAARSHPDLMVLERLTDDGKARKSIPVDEARQLPEFFSTTPAVSPYRVAIIDAADDLNVNAANAVLKTLEEPPPRGVILLISHAPGKLLPTIRSRCRRLAVPAPGIAAAAEMVERMADLPHRDAERLARMAHGAPGRALQLATAGAIAMDDAANEILRGLPKIDEGALLAMADTFRGADGMARFELLMSRLADQVRIFAAQVAADGKNSPGLDRWAAAWERLSNVPGEVEAVNLDRADAFWSVISDLRAAAKAAM
- a CDS encoding TatD family hydrolase, yielding MSRMLIDSHVNLHAPQFAEDKDAVIARAREAGVALMVTICDKVSSFEAVHAIAMAEPDIWCTVGTHPHEAKEDPGLTAARLVELAQRPRVIGIGECGLDFHYDLSPREVQARVFREHCIAARESGLPLVVHTREADEVMAQILEEEHAAGPFKILMHCYTSGPALAARAAALGAWFSVSGIATFKAAEDVRAVIRDMPADRIIVETDCPYLAPVPMRGRRNEPAYLPHIYDKLAEIRGWSRADTEARTEDAFFTLFDRIPRA
- a CDS encoding MBL fold metallo-hydrolase — translated: MTGPLEFTILGSGSSGGVPRADGNWGDCDPAEPKNHRSRCSLLVRRQGTGGPHHETTVIVDTAPDLRLQTAAAGVKRVDGALFTHDHADQAHGIDDLRPFFLNQRQRIPTWMDQATHDGLLTRFEYIFKTRGGYPAILEPRLIPPLGEDFAIEGPSGTIPVHTFDVDHGEIRAVGYRFGGVAYTPDVRAIPDGSWADLEDLDVWIVDALRWTPHPTHAHVELALEWIARAKPRRAILTNLHIDLDYNALTARLPPGVEAAHDGLRFTL
- the kdpA gene encoding potassium-transporting ATPase subunit KdpA, coding for MTWQGWAEIALTLSLAVAIGWPLGVFMSRVWNGERTFLDPVMRPIERLFYAACGVDPKKSQSWHAYALALLTFNLVGFFLVYAVLRLQGVLPLNPQGFPGLSGHLSFNTAISFVTNTNWQSYAGEATMSTLSQMLVLTVQNFVSAATGATVAAALARAFVANRGEGVGNFWADLIRTTLYVLLPLSFVVAILLVALGLPQTLIAGVTAHTLEGAEQKISLYAVASQEAIKMLGINGGGIFNANSAHPFENPTPLTNLITAVSINVLGWAAFFAFGRMVLAKKDVRALVIAAFVLLLAGAAGVYATETQAPPAQVAAKVDASVNMEGKEVRFGAPATAAWVAATTGASNGSVNGMHSSLMPLGGGIAMFLMQLGEILPGGIGSGVAIMVVMALLSVFVAGLMVGRTPEYLGKKVEAREIQFSILAVVIIPLSMLGFSGLAAVLPEALKGLMHSGPHGLSEILYAYVSGTANNGSAFAGLTANAPWWDVTLGIAMALGRFLPMVAVLAIAGALVAKPKLAPTAGTLPTDGGLFIGLLIGVILILGGLQFFPAMALGPIVEHFQALGAVAALR
- the kdpB gene encoding potassium-transporting ATPase subunit KdpB, with translation MSSIDIHAGEGRRKASALAGGLSGAVLARAAKDAFLKLDPRKLTGNPVIFATWIVALLSTASAVAALAAHQAAGFAIQVAVWLWATVLFANLAESVAEGRGKAAADSLRATRVTTKAKLIIDPTTGTYIPTPAHKLGMGEIILVEAGDVIPTDGEIIEGMASVNEAAITGESAPVIRESGGDRSAVTGGTTVVSDWIKVRVTAEAGSTFLDRMIAMVEGADRRKTPNEIALAVLLAGLTLIFLIAVVTLLGLGKFSGVALDPLVLGALFITLIPTTIGGLLSAVGIAGMDRLLKVNVLATSGRAVEAAGDVDTLLLDKTGTITFGNRMATEVIPAPGVRPEAAMRAALMASLADETPEGRSIVELARNQGLAAEPPAGATAIPFTAQTRQSGLDHEGRSWRKGAVDAVYRSLALDPKSVAAELTAAIDRIARSGGTPLAVSEDGVLVGVIHLKDVVKPGVKERFADLRRMGLRTVMITGDNPVTAAAIASEAGVDDFLAEATPEDKLRLIREEQGKGRLVAMCGDGANDAPALAQADVGVAMQTGAQAAREAGNMVDLDSDPTKVIEIVEVGKQMLITRGALTTFSIANDVAKYFAIIPAMFVVSLPALGALNVMRLHSPQSAILSAVIFNALVIIALIPLALKGVKYRAIGAGKLLSRNLTLYGIGGLVAPFVGIKLIDLVVSALGLA